The Halictus rubicundus isolate RS-2024b chromosome 6, iyHalRubi1_principal, whole genome shotgun sequence genome contains the following window.
GCCAGTAGTTTCTGTGGTTTGAGAGACAGAAAGTATCCTGACGCGCGTCCCATGGGTTATCCATTCGATCGTCAACCACGGACTGGTGTAGAAACACTGCAACAATTTCTCACCGCAAATATGGCCACGCTGGAAATAGCTGTTAGGTTTACGGATAACGTGGTACCTAGGGCCTGATCCGGAAGCTTCGGAAATGTCTTCACCTTCAATTAACAACATGGTTCCTACAATAATGTGTCCCGATTACATATTTGTCGACAGTTTTTTGAAGCACTATTTGTTATATCTGCATGTGCGAAtcattaatagtaattaaactTAGCACTTTACTCACCAGTGGTTTTCTAATGGTCTTTTTAAAGCCAAAGGTCACTTGAGAATTCCACAATTAAATAGGCATTTCGCTAATGAAGAActgtttttgtattttacaagcAAGGTAAAAGTCGATGTCACAAATTAAAATCATAGAAGAGACTGAGAATAGAGCCCACCTGTGTCCATATTCGCAATGTTCTATTAGTTTCTCTTTTTATGATGAAAATAGTGCTGGTAAGTAATACGTTGTATCATCTTTGGTTTGTACACGTAGATATCGTTGAAATTATGTATTAATATACCCATTAATTTTTGGTTTAAATTGTATCCAAGTATCTGCCATTTCGgcttttatttgtttatatagTATGTTATCGAAAATATTTCGAGCAAGATatatgaaaaatacaaaaaaatgatgtaattaataaaaaaacTACAATAGAAAttatacgtttaattatatGTAATTACCCGACTTCCACATTGACATAAATATTCGTGATTATACAGTACATACTGTTTCAAATAGCAAGTagcaaatttttcaattttagacatatatcgagacttcTCGGGAACGAAACATATTTTTTGTAAGAAAAAgtcttaaaataaaatttgtgatAGCATTTCATTTGGATCTTTAAatggagaatatttttcaccagATCAAGTCATGTCTCCCTGCCGTGCATAATTcataatgtcacgtgactaatccggtactgacagagagagggtaactgtattctccTCAATTTTCCCGGTCTGGCGACAATGCTGCGAGCAAGGCGGAGGGGCTGCGGGGCCATAAGGATTTCGACGTATTCAGAGTTTATTACTGTTTGACGTATTAGACGTATTCAGAGTTGACAAGGTGGTGTTCAGGGATTTTGGCGGGGCAGGTGGAAGAAGTGACGGCTCCGTCTGTCCCTACTTTCCGCGCTTCTGTATAAGGCAGGCCTGAGCACCAGTGACGCCAGATGAGGTGAGGGAGCACGGATCgagaggaaaaagttaccctcacTCTGCCAGTACTTGAGTATGCATGACAGGGACGAATGCGTCACGCGACCGGGCTGTGGAGGAAGCATGGGACAATAACGCGGTAGAAGAGGAAGTTAGGGTGGGGGAACAAGctttgatctggcgactctgctgaGCACGTTTGTCACAATTGAGATATACCTTTCCCCACCGTAATGGCCACTGTCCCTTTGCAGCAAGCACCGTTTTCGCGGAGAAAGTAGCTACGAAGGTACATACGGTGGGGCAACGAGTACTCGAGGCACCAGCGAACGCTGGTTCGCCGAAACAACAAAGAGATATTGGTGGGGGTAGCAAGCGTTGCCCAAGGGTCATTTAAGCTAGCTCGGCGTGGGCCAAAAATTCTTAAATGCTTTCTTCGTTTACCGTGACCCACCTTCAGCAGCTCTTTTCAATTATCAATCCAAACACAAAGCTCCTGTTACGGAATACGTGTACATTCAACGAAGGCGGTCAATTGTTATTTTTGGGTTTCTAATTGGAATGTGCTTCGCGACCTTTGAAAGTTCTTCTTCTCAAAATGTATAGTTTTCACTTAAAATTGGTTCTTCTCCGATCGGAACTCCCTCCAGGATCCTTACGGGCGGGGCCCATGAGTGGGTGTTGCGTCTCCGCGGAACCCGAAGAGCGTTCCGCTATTGGTCGTTGCGTTCACGTTTCAGTATCTTCAAGTTAGATTTAAGTTAAACCCAAATTAGATTTAAGCTGGCTTTGGATTTATTGAACTTTTTCGTGTGTGTCACGAACGGAGGGCTAGGCAGGTTATGCGCATTATTATgtcgatattattattattattattattattattatgtggACCGAGCGAAGCTCGGGAAACCCCATCTGAcagctccagggatggggacaccctgcgggtcttatagagtaggcagtgggggtgGCTAACTCCTCCCCCCGGGTAGTATGATAGCTGgtaggtgtcctgttgagtactcgcatGATCCAAGCACCTCCTCTTTAGCTTTGGTGGGCGtgagtttttagtgggtagtcttcGTGGACTCTTTTCGaggatagtcccacataaccccgacttcccccagggagtcgtgGTATGCGTAATGCATCTTCCCacggaaaaaggaaaggttatGCGTGACCGATTGTGTGTGTTTGCGCGATTTGTCCTGGATGAGGCTACGTCTGTTTCACCAACGGGTGCCATGTGCGGAAAGGGATGGAGAATTATTTTAGCCTCATCACTTATTCAAATAAATTGATACACTTCGAGCGGCAAAGCTATGTCGTCGTGGAATACCAACTACTGGAGTTCCGAAGGGACGTGAATTGAAAATAAGATAAATTCTAGTATAGCAAATATAAGGTAATGCCTACCCCTATCACAAAATCTTCCCCCTTTAATTTAAGCTAAAGAATGAACAAGTATCAAACAGAATATTCTTGAAACAAAAGTGAAAACAATTTAATCAGTCCTATTAAATAGTAGAAGTTTAAGAACACTTTAAATTCCGTACAGTTTAGAACTTGCTACTTTCTCATTGTTCTTTCGGGAACAAATGTATAAGATAaactatttaattttatttatgttaCATGTCAGTGCACATCATTTTGTCAGACATGCGACGTATAATTTTCCATCAAACATTGCAGGTGTTTAAACAAACGAATAGATTAGTAATTCGGAAAACAATATCATGGCccatataatataaatatgtattcTTTCAGTATAATTATCTGTGTTTAATGTGAATCCGTTTCCTTTGAAAACAGGAAATATGAAGAACGGATTCAGTGGATGAAATATCAGTTAATCAACTTCTGTTTTGATTAATTTAATCCATCATGACGGATTTTGCGGTTCACGGCGAGACCACTTTTTCCTGGAACATTATCCTATAAAGGATACATTGTATTTACTTTTTTTGCAAATCGCATTAGGTCGCGTCGGTGTACGCatatttcttttctctcgttATATTTCATTAGCTGTGTTACGAAGATCGTACAACTATCAAAACTGACTTGTTACTTGTGCGTGATTGTTACGTAGCTTCTCTTTTctcatttgtttaaaatataaaCCATTAAGATGGCAAACGATAAATCGGGGATTTTGTATCTGTTCGATCGACCTGCTGAACCGGTCTATGTACCCAAGGGGGAGAAGAAGGTCGCTTTCAACATACCAAAAGATTATTTGGTATGTACTCTTAtgtgttctttttttatttcttatttcattCATTTCTATATAATAATAGCAGAATATCAAGTGCACGGTACAATAAATATTGATAATAGTCACTTACAGTTTGAATAGTACATATAATGGTTGTGGGATAGtgaaatattacagaatagtatttggaaacaaaaaaattgtgtTTATAATGGAATTAACCTGTCTGTGGTGTAATAATGTGTTGTTGCGTTTGTTTTTTAGTCCGACCGATACCGTCCTGTAGCGACCCAAATATTCAATCGTTTCTCCGATGAAACCGAGTCTAAACTTCAAGTGAAACAAATCACACTTCCGGATCTTAAATTTCCTATGCAATTGGGTCGGCGTGAGccgttttcaatattcattcCCTCGCATCGAAAATATGCAGGACGGCTCATCGATATTTTCATGGGTACGTATTGTAGTATTCTGTGCAGattatttacactaattttacaCATTACAAGAAtgcgaatttttacggaaagtaaacattgtctgcatcaattgcaagaaatcaGTGGTTAGTtctgtgataaatgcataaaacccgtgAAAATTAACGGGACTGTTTAATTTACTACATACTTGTGTATACAAGTATTTTTCAtcagtttcaataaaaatatttacattccGTTCTATCTAACCAGTTTTAATGTTATATTTTACAGGCATGAGGACATACGATGACTTGCTATCTGTAGCAGTTTATTGTCGCGATCGTGTGAACCCGTATATGTTTATTTATGCTCTCTCTGTGGCAATATTACATCGTCCTGATACAAAGGATCTACCAATACCACCATTGACCGAAGTATTTCCGAATAAATTCGTTGATGGTGGAATATTTACTAGGGCCCAGGAGGAAGCTAATCTTGTGCCTCCAGGATCAAGGGTACGAGGCTATGCtacgagaaaataaataaatgaacatTTTGATGCTCTTTACGCTCAGATGTCAAGAGATCTCGTTAAAGTTGAAATGTTTTCGTTGAATGCAGATCCCAATAGAGATTCCTCGAGATTTCAGTGCCTCAGATCTTGACGAAGAGCATCGCGTTGCGTACTGGAGAGAGGACATTGGCATCAATCTGCATCATTGGCATTGGCATTTGGTTTATCCATTCGAAGGGGACATTAAAATCGTTGGGAAAGATCGCCGAGGTGAACTTTTTTACTACATGCATCAACAAATCCAAGCACGGTACGTTTATATTAAACTGTATACAAAATACAAGACAGAACGAAGCGCACAAAGTGCTAACGATCGGTTTAATATCGGATGCCAAATTCAGCTCGTCTGTTGCACTTCTAGGTACAACTGCGAGCGTCTGTGCAATCGGCTTGGACGCGTGAAACGCTTTCTTAATTGGCGCGAGCCGATTCCTGAAGCTTATTTCCCAAAACTGGACTCCATTATATCCAGTCGTACGTGGCCTGCTCGCCACAGTGGAGCCGTTCTTAAAGACGTTAATCGACCTGTGGATCAATTGAATGTCGACATCCAGGATCTAGAAAGATGGCGAGATCGCATATACGAAGCCATTCACACTGGATCCGTGACCAGCCCAAGTGGCGAACGAGTACCACTAACTGAAAAAACCGGCATCGACGTATTGGGGAATATCATGGAAGCCAGCATCTTGTCCCCTAATCCGAACTTGTATGGCGATCTTCATAACATGGGCCATGTTCTTATCGGTTATTGCCATGACCCGGATCATCGTTACTTGGTAAATATTTAGAGATCGTCGTTTGGAACGCGTGTATACGTGTATCtaataaatattcttcattttaatgactttaatcatttttaaagtCCGGTTTAGCAATatcgaaaaattaaattgaaatttaatggATTCGTTTTTGCGTTACTCTTAGGAGCCTTTCGGTGTGATGAGTGACCAAGCCACTGACATGAGGGATCCAATGTTCTACAGATGGCATGCTTTTGTCGATGACGTTTTCCAAGAGTATAAAAGCACTCTGCCGCCGTACACTGTTGAACAGGTTAGCATACCTGTACTTAATGTGTACACATAAGTACACACATAGAGTTTTAATAAAGAATATGTGTcaagaaaataaaagaatattaaTGTTATGAATATATTTTCCGTGGTTATAGTTGGATTATTCTGGAGTcgaaatagaagatattaggtTGACGTCAAATCAACAGCGCAACGTTTTAAGCACCTTCTGGACTCAGAGCGTGGTAGATCTGTCTCGTGGACTTGATTTCACTCCTCGGGGGGCAGTACTCGTCAAATTTACTCACCTGAACCATGCCGACTTCACATACACGATTGTTGTTAACAATCGCAACAGAACACCGAAACTGGGAACAGTACGGATCTTCATTGGCCCCAAAGAAGATGAACGTGGACTACCCTTCACTTAtagacatcagaagaatttaatgaTCGAACTCGACAAGTTCACTGTGCACCGTATGTTATCCTCttcaaaaatttaattgttTTACATAGGATGTTCCATTTGAAATGAAACACGCAATCTTCTATTAAATTCTACACCATTCGACATAGAAAAATAATGTCCCAAGGGAAACTTAATTCGTTTCCATAAGGGCGTCTGATAATAGTCGTAAATTGACTGCGAACTTTTATGCAGAATACCAATTCACACTTTTGTCACacacttattttttttttttcttaataattttaacaagttgatATACAAAACGACTTTTCATACAGTTTTAATTGCCTGCTTCTCGATTCGCCGAAAATTAGCAAAATGACGAATACTTGAGTTGCATATCCTGAACTTTCATTTTTGACCGGGTAATTTTTTCAATGATAAAGCCGTATGATTTTGcgcggaatatttttaattttgtcgTCCGTTGTATTACAGTGCAACCAGGACAAAACACGATTCAGCGTAAGTCAACGGAGTCATCGGTGACTATTCCCTTCGAAAGAACATTCCGTAATTTAGAAGAGAACAGACCAGTTGGTGCCGAGTCTTTGGATGCTTTCAATTTCTGTGGATGCGGCTGGCCACAGCATATGTTAATACCTAAAGGAACCAAAGCAGGCTATCCTACGGATCTTTTCATTATGGTGTCAGATTATGATATCGATGCTGTGAGTATATCTTGTATAATCATTAGCCGCGCTTCGCACCTCAGAAAATTGAATCTTTCATAAGTGCAGCGATATCTTTCGTAAATATTGAAGCGTCGCTTATTTCGCGTACAGTaactgtttcttttttcttttttctttttacattcAGGTGGAACAAGGCGAATCGTCTAGTTGTTCGGATGCAGTCAGTTACTGTGGCTTGAGAGACAAAAAGTATCCCGATACACGTCCTATGGGCTATCCGTTCGATCGTCAGCCTCGAGCAGGTATAGAAACGCTGCCTCAATTCCTCACTGGAAATATGGCGATCACGGAAGTAGTTATTAGATTTACGGACAACATTGTGCCTAGAACCAGGTCTGGAAGTTTTGGAAATTCATTGTCGTTTGTTTAATAACGTGGTTTCGCTAATAGCGCGCCCTGATCGGTTATTTTTAGAAAGGTTTTTTTGCAATATTACTTGTTACATGTGTGAGTCGTTAATACGTTACATAGTAATTATATCATTTAATCGTATATTGTTTGTCTAAAACGTGTCGTattttaacaaatattttggaCGAAAATTATGAACAATATTGTACATTCATTCGACAATTATTTTAGCGTTTCAATATCAATAGTGAACTCATTGTCAGCTGTAGAACACGTTGACAACTATACTCCACGTTAGAGTAGAAATCGTCAAAActgatttatttcaattttatctgGATAACCCTCGTTTCGACTTTTAATAGTTTGTAGTTTATGTTGTAGGAAATATTTCGAGCAAGATGcatgaaaaatacaaaaaaaaaaagatgtaattaataaaatattataatagaCATTGAATGTGTTTTTAATTATACAGTGGACCCAAAAAgtgtttgaacactaaatttcggATTCTCGAGAGGTTGTcaatattttgttaaaaaagTATAATAGGAAATTGTGTCGCTGGGGATTGCAACAAGGAACATTATATTTGGAtgtaacataaattcgttcggcTGTGAATATAAAAGAGGCCACTTGCGGTCAGAAATTACACAATCCAGTAATTATGGAAcataatcctgtatcctcttaaCTCCCGACATACATGCTAAAAAAATATACGCTCATATAATGGATGTCTAGTAATAACAATGTGTAAAAGACTTACATTTTGAATTCTTAAAAGCAAAACGTTGGCACTGGTGATTATGAACACGGCGTACCAGGCGAAAAATAGCTGAAACGAATAAGTAATCCAATGAAGCGTGCACAATATTTAGGGCAGAGTTGCacaacatgcctattagcggtCAAggacgcccgccgatgcccaTGGGCACAACTGCGGGCAAGTGACTCAGCGtcgagtgggggtaggccgtggCACAGTCGTAGCCAGCCACGTAgttgtgacaatgcgtgtgacaaatacatgcagccttgcccgcaagggcgtggcttcgtgcccgccgttctgtctATGCTGCGGGCAAGAAAATCGcagcccgtacgggcagacgctcaACAGCTCTGGTTTAAGGACTACAAACTATAGCAAAATTGTGTAGAAGATGCGGTGGAATGGATGTAGAAAAATACAGAAGAAAGATGCTGGACGGTAGTGTGTCAA
Protein-coding sequences here:
- the LOC143355232 gene encoding phenoloxidase 1-like, whose amino-acid sequence is MANDKSGILYLFDRPAEPVYVPKGEKKVAFNIPKDYLSDRYRPVATQIFNRFSDETESKLQVKQITLPDLKFPMQLGRREPFSIFIPSHRKYAGRLIDIFMGMRTYDDLLSVAVYCRDRVNPYMFIYALSVAILHRPDTKDLPIPPLTEVFPNKFVDGGIFTRAQEEANLVPPGSRIPIEIPRDFSASDLDEEHRVAYWREDIGINLHHWHWHLVYPFEGDIKIVGKDRRGELFYYMHQQIQARYNCERLCNRLGRVKRFLNWREPIPEAYFPKLDSIISSRTWPARHSGAVLKDVNRPVDQLNVDIQDLERWRDRIYEAIHTGSVTSPSGERVPLTEKTGIDVLGNIMEASILSPNPNLYGDLHNMGHVLIGYCHDPDHRYLEPFGVMSDQATDMRDPMFYRWHAFVDDVFQEYKSTLPPYTVEQLDYSGVEIEDIRLTSNQQRNVLSTFWTQSVVDLSRGLDFTPRGAVLVKFTHLNHADFTYTIVVNNRNRTPKLGTVRIFIGPKEDERGLPFTYRHQKNLMIELDKFTVHLQPGQNTIQRKSTESSVTIPFERTFRNLEENRPVGAESLDAFNFCGCGWPQHMLIPKGTKAGYPTDLFIMVSDYDIDAVEQGESSSCSDAVSYCGLRDKKYPDTRPMGYPFDRQPRAGIETLPQFLTGNMAITEVVIRFTDNIVPRTRSGSFGNSLSFV